Within the Enterobacter roggenkampii genome, the region CATTAAGTACTTTTTTTAAAAGATCTAACTTATTTCTTAAAGTAAAAGTTAATGCAAAAATTTCTTCTTTGGTTAAATTCATTAGAACGGCCTCATCGTTGCTGTAGATATTCTGAACTCACCATTAATGACAATACCTTTTACAGCTACATCATTACCACCGACCCTAACGGTGACCCAGCTACCAGTCTGATATGAGCCTGGATTCTTCGCCAAAGGCTGTACTGCTTCATGCATTCTTTCCAATGCCGCCTCTGGAGAGCCAAACTCAGAAACTAATTTATCCATTTGATGCTTATCAGCAAAAATGTGAGAAACCTTATTGCTATCATAGCCTAAGCTTTCAACCTGCTTTTTGGCTTCAATTTGTGCCTGCTGAGCTCGCGCTTTTTCTTCATCTTCCGGTCCCCAGCCACCCGGCGTTCCTGAACCAGCACCACCATATTCAGCCTTCTCATCATCCGTCATGTTTCCGGCTACATTTGGTTTCAAGCCCTGATCTGAATCATCCGAAGAACATGCACGCCCAAAGCTACACTGAGTGGCTTTATCAACTGCATCAAACAGATCATCCACAGCTGACGCTATTTTGTCATTAGCGTTTTTGGTGACCTGATCTCCCGGGCTTACCGGAACCCCGGGAACAGGCACCGGAACCGGAGGTGCAACACCCAGCGTGTTATTCTCAACCTCCACCTTCGCCGTTTCCGACGCCGTCGCCGCCATGGAGACACTGCCATCCGTCACTGCTGCGCCCGCCAGACCACCTGCGATACTCACGAGGCTACTGACCAGCCGTTTCTCCTCTGCCGTCAGGTCACTGGATTTTTTATCTCCATACAGCGCGCTGACCAGATGGTCAGTCATCGCCGAGGCCGTAATGGCCCCTATGGCACCAGCCTTCAGGCCATCCGCACTGCTCCCGCCACTCAGCTGCGTCAGCGCCGCAGCCACAATACCGTGCAGCGCGGCACGGGCTGTCGGATCTTTCTGCTCCTTGACCAGGGTCGCCAGCAGAGGGGCCGCCCCCGCTGCCGCACCTGCCTTCAGGTTACCGCCAAGCGCACCTGCCAGTAATCCCGCCGCTGCGCTGCCCTTAGTCCAGAAGGCACTCCCCGGACCGTACTCGGTATTCTGATATCCGGGCTGCGTCTTCAGGAACGCTTCCTGCTCCTGCGGCGTATCGCCCTGCAGTTTTCCTTCTGACGCCAGCTTCGCGCCCAGCACCGCATTGGATTCCCGCGCTTTCTGCTCCGCATACTTGCCGTAAGCATCCAGCGCAGAGGTGGCCAGCGCCGCGCCTTCGCTCTGGACCGCCAGGTTATCCCTGACCTTCTGCACATCACCGTTCACGTCCACGCCGTGGTGGGCGTCAGCCGTATCACGGCTCAGGTCAGCAATATCCTGTTTCTGTCCCGCCGGGTTGCGAATGACAATGCTACCGCCACTCACCGCTGATGAGGTCGTGCCGGTGTGGCTCTCTTTTGCCTGGCCCGTACCGATGGCCGGTGCCAGGTTGCGGTTTTCACCGTTTCCGCTGCCGCCCGCGCTGCCGGAAAGCGCCACCGTGTAGCCGTTGCCGCTGGTCTGGCTCTCGTTATGGAGATTACTGAAACCCAGCGTACCCGTGTCGAGGCTATTTTTATCTGCAGACGCCGTGGATGCAATCACCGCGCCGTCAAGCTGGGTATGATTTCCGGTGGTGACGGCAAAGCCGCCTTTGCCTGCGAATATCCCGCTCTGTTCAGCGACGCTCTTACCATTCTGGGTGATATTCTCACCCGATGCACTGACGCTACCGGAAGAGGCACCATAACACAGTGGCGGTATGCACAGACTGAGGGACGCGCCTGACGAAGACTGCTTGCTGTTATAACTGGCTGTATCCTGCACACTGCTGATGGTGAGATCGCGCCCGGTGTTGACCACCACACGGTTACCTTCCAGCTCCGCACCTTTCAGGGTGGTGTCGCGTCCGCTGTTCACCGTAAGCTGTTCATCAGCATGGACAACGCTGTTCGTATTGCGCTGCGACTGGCTGTTTTCCTTACCCTTATGCTGTGACGCCCCCAGCTCCACCGAGATGCCGTTTTGCGCACCAATCAGGCTCACACCGACACCGACGCTGAACTGGCTGCCGCTGTTTTTACTCTCAGAGTGGGTTGTGTTCTGGGAGGAAGACAGCAGAATATCCCGCCCCGCATCCAGCGCCACGTGTTTACCCGCGATCTGTACCCCCATACCGGCAATGTCATTTCCGGCACGAACAGAGACATTCTCGCCGGCATTAATGGTGGTGCCCTGCGTGTCGGTACTGTGGTAACGACTGTCCTGAGAGGACGTCCCCGCCGTTAAAGACACTTTAGCCTTGATGAGCGACGAGTCCGACATAGCGCCCTGCGCCGCGGTTGCCGCCGACTGGCCTGTTCTGATGGCGGTCAGCCGTGGATCATCGCCGTTTTCTGCGCTGCGGGCAGCCGTCTCAGCGGCTTTTGCAGCCTCAACAGCCCAGCCGCCAGCAGATGCCGTCACACCATACTGGGCGCTGCTGCTGTGGTTTTCACCGTCGCGGGTATCCCGGCTCCCCCCCATGAGGACATTTTCGCCACTGAGTGACACCGATTTACCGGCACGGATATCCGTACCTGACAGGGAGAGATCGTTACCGGCCTGCGCGACAACGTTACCGTTTTTGCTGCTTAGCTGGCTGCGCAATCCGTTTTCGAGGCTGCTATCTTCCCGACTGCTGTTTTTTTCATGACGGTAGCCTGCCGTGGCGCTGTAACCATCGCCGCCCAGCGTTCCCAGCAATTTGCTGCTGCCGCTGCTCTCACTGAGTGATGTGTCACGTCCGGCAGAAACGGAGATATCCCCATTTGTGGCTGACAGCAGAAGATCGTCCGTGGCGGTCATCAGGCTGCCGCTGATATTCACGCTGCCGTCACGACTGTTAACGTAAATATCTGAGCCCTGAATGACCGACGCGTTTTGTGTAGTCCGGTTGCCGCTATTGTTGCTCTCTGCCTTGCTCATCCCGCCCGGCAGGAGCTGATTGCCGTGGGAACCCCCACCCGCGATGGCGCGAACAGCACTTCCGGCGCTCAGGGCGCTCGAAAGATTCCAGCCGCTATTTTTCGTGCTACTGCCGTATTTCTCGCTGTCTGTGGACGTAGTGATATCAACGTCGCGTTTCGCATCGAGGATCACCGTTTCACCGGCCTTAGCCTGGCTCCCGGCAATCAGGATATTGCCGCTGTTGCTGCCTCCCTGTTTACCGGTGGCAGTCATCTGGATATTGCCTGCGGCGGCAAGATGGCTGCCGCTGTTAAACTCGCCCTCGTAGTGCGACTCAGAGGAAGCCCGGGTGCGTCCTGCGGCAATGGCCATCATCTGCCCTGGTCCGTCAAGCGCGAGCGCACCGCCTTCCGCCCCCAGCCCCTTCACCTTATCGACGGTGCTGTTGCCGCTGTTGCCCTTACCACGAACGATATCGCGCACGTTACGCACAGTGTCTTCAAATGGCGCTTTCACACTGACCGTGACGCCAGACGATTTGGACTCCTGCTTCATGGACTCAGTGGTCGTATCCCGTCCAGGAAGGATGGCGATGCTGTCGCCAGTGATATCGATATGGCCGGTTTTGCGGGAGAAATCATCCTTCCCTCTTCCGGCAACCACATCTGCCGCACTCAACTGGACGTCATTTCCGGCGCTGATGATGACATTACCGCCAGTAGTGCCCACCGTGCTGCGGGCATCGCTCTGCGTCGTATTTGCCCCCTGCCGGGTGCTTTTTGAAGACTGCGACCCGATGGTGATACCCAATCCCGACCCGCTGGAGAAAACGCCGGATTTCTTCGTCTTCTTCATGTCGTAGTACGTGTCGGTGTTGGTTGCTGCCTCCACGGTCAGATCATTTCCAGCCTTCAGGGCCACATCGCGCTCAGCGGCAACTGAAGAGCCCTGCACCGTCAGGTTGTTACCAGCCCGGAGAGCAACGTTGTCGCCCGAAAGCTGCGTACCTTTCTCACGCGTATGCGTTTCTTCGTGGATGGTGTGAGTGGTTTTCTTGCTGAGGAATCCACCGGACGTCTTTTTCTCCTCCCGGTATGCATAGTCACTTTCCGTCGCAGTGGAAAGGGTAATATCCCGCCCGGCGGCCACGGCTGTATCGCCTTTGGCATAGACATCTGCTGCCTGCGCCGTTACATCACGTCCGGCGACAACAGTCACATTCCCACCCGCAGTGATGTCGGTTCCCGACTGGCGAACCGACTCGTTAATCACTTTTTTACGGCCTGACTTATAGCTGTCGCCCTGCGTGGTCTCTTCCGCCGCCAGATTCACGTCGCGACCCGCCTGCAGCCCGACGCTTTTCTCCGCCGCCAGCGCGGCGGCCTGCGCGTTGATATCCTGCCCGGCCTTCAGGACCAGGTTATCGCCTGCGGAAATCGTGGTGCGGTCGAGCCCGGTGCTGTGGGACTCGCTTTTCCCTTTACGGCTGCTTTCGCTGGTCTGTGCCGCGTTCAGATTGAGATCGTTGCCCGCGCTCAGCCCCGCGCTGCCGCCCGCCTTCAGGTCGCTGGCGGTCACGTCAAGGTTGTGCCCGGCGTTCACCAGCAGGTTGCCGCCCGCGGTGACGTTACTGCCCTGATACGTGACGGACGAACGGCTGGTTTTCGCCCGGCTGGAGCTGAATGCGTCGTTGATCTGATTCGCGTTGACGGCAATATCGCCCCACGCGTTCAGCAGCATATCGCCGCCGGAGGCCAGGTTCGCCCCGGTAACGGTGATGTTTTTCCCCGCCTCAAGCGACAGGCCATCCTGCGCGGTAATAGACGCCGTGTTGCCCAGCAGGGTGTCTTTCAGGCCGATCTTGCCGTACTTCCCTCCGGCGTTGATATCAATCTGCTCAACCTGGGTCAGGTTGTTGATGCTGCCGTCCAGGCTCTCCAGCGCGACCGTTTTGCCGCTGATGGTGGAGCTGATGTTATTGATATCGCCGATGGCGCTCAGGTTCAGGTCGCCGCCCGCTTTCATCAGGCCGTTGTTGAGGTTGCTGATGCTGTTCTGGCTATCGAGCGTCAGGCTGTTTTTCGCCAGCAGCGAGCTGCCGCTGTTGGTGATGTCGCCGCCCTTCAGGGTGACGTTGTTACCCGCGATCACGCTGCCGTTATTGACGGTGACGTCCTTCGGCGACAGGTAGAGTTTCGGCACCATCACGGTTTCGCCGTTGACGGTGGCTTTCTCCCACCACAGCAGGCTGTGGTCGAGCGCGGCAATCTGATCGGCGGTCAGCGAGACGCCAAACTGCAGGCCCAGCGACTGCTGCGCCGCCGCGGCGTTGTCCATCAGATAGCGCATCTGATCCAGATCGGAGCCGATGCCGTTCAGGTAGCGGTTACCGGTCTGGTTGAGCACCACGTTGGAGACATAGCGGGTATCGAACGCCGCATCACCGAGGAAGCGGTAATCGTAATCCGGGTTCAGGTTGAGTCGGCCGAGCATGTAAGACGAGCCGAGGAACTGCTTCTCGTCGGTAAACGCCAGCCGCGTCTCCTGCGGTGCCGTGGACGACGGTTTGACCCCGAGCATTGCGTTCAGGTCGGCAAACAGGGCGGGATCAAGCTGTCCGAGACCGTTCAGTTTCGGGTTGATGCTGATCAGGTACGGGCTTTTCAGGTTGTCGGAGAAGACGAAATAGCCGTTGTTGCCCGACGGCAGCGGGTAAGCGCTGGTATCGACGCGCTGGCCCTGGTAATGCCCGACGGCGCCGCCCTGAGCGGTTCTGAGATCGGCGGTGGTGACCCCGGCGTTCGCCAGTGCGCCCAGCTGGCCGAGGTTCGCGTTGCCTTTCTGCGTGGTGCCAATGTTGCTGAGAGGCGTGCCGGACGCGCCGCCGTTTTCCAGCGCGCCGCCGCCGTTAAGCTGCTGCAGCGCACCCTGAAGCTGATCGTTCCACTGCGGCGAGTTCACCGCCACGGTGCCGGTATTGCTCAGCCCCTGTTTTTGTACGCCGCTGCCGACGCTCTGGTTGCTGAGGGTGTTCAGCGACGGCGTGGAGATGACGTTGCTGACGCCACCAGCATTGGCGGTGGTATTAGTGTTGCTGATGTTGCTGGTGAAGTTTGCGGTAACGTTGCCGCCCGCCTGGATGACGGCGCGGTAGATTTGACCGTTTTCAGCGCGAGAATTCTCACCAGTCAAGGCAAAGGTTATTGTATTCTTCGAAGGAGGTGTAACGTGAACGTCACCGCCATCTTCCATCATCCCGGAAACAGGACCCGTTGCAATCTTTCCGTTATAGGTATAGGTGAGATACCTGGATACGTAGCCATCCTGCCAGGACTGGTTATTAAAAACAGAACCGTCTAGCGTAATGTTACGTCCAGCAAGAATGTTACTTGCCTGATTATCAAGAGTTGTTGTTCCGACATACACATCTCTGCCAGACGTTATTCTGCCTGCTCCCCCCTGACTTTCTACAGAAGTAAAGGTTTGAGAGAGTAGGATCTCTTTTTGGATATAATCCTTGTAGGGAGCATAGTGGTAGGTATAGTAATCCTCACGAATGCATGATCCATTAGGGCCACAACTACCGATGCCGACATGTCTAAAATCACTATAAACACCGAAACTATCCTTAGGCATATCTGCAATATTGACCTTAATGGCCGACAGGTTAGGATCAGCTCCTGTTGAGACAACGTTTGTCGTTGCTTTCAGACCATCCCTTTGGTTCAGCAAATGCCCCGTCCTGATCGCAATATCCCCGCGCTGCGTCTCAATATTCCCAGACGTATTCACCACCTGGCTGTTCGCATTTCCCGCCGCATCCCGCTGCATCCACAGGTTGTTTCCCGCCATGATGTCGCCGCGCTGGTTGGTGATGCTGTCGGCAAACAGCGCCAGGTTATTCGCCGCGTACAGCAGCGCGGTGTTGACGATGGCGCCCGGCGCGCTCAGGGTCAGCGAGCCGCGCGTGCCGGTGAAGCCGTCCACGGTAATGTTGCTCCGGCTGGCCACGGTGATGTCACCTCCGCCCTGCACCGAACCCGCGGCATTCAGCGCCACGCTGCTGCCGGAAAGCGTACTCGCGCCGCCGCCGGTGGTGATTTGTCCGTTGTTGCTGAGCTGCCCGCCCGCACTCAGGTTGACCGCCTGCCCCTGCAGCACGCTGCGGTTATCGATGTCGCCGCCGCTGTTGATAGTCAGGGTTCTGCCTGCCGCCACGGCAGTCCGGCTGGTAAACGCGTTCGTCAGCTGCAGCGTTAAGTCCCCCAGGGACACCAGCTGGCCGGTCAGATCCAGCCCCCGGCTCTGCAGCCACAGGTTGCCGCCGCTCAGCAGCTTGCCGCCCGCGCTCTGGGTTACCTGGTCCGCACCAATATTCAGCTGCGTGTTGCCGAGCAGCGTGCCGCTGTTGTTCAGCTGGCTGTAGTTAACCGTCAGCTGTCCCGCCTGGGTGGTGCCCTGGCTGGCGAAATTGGTGCCGGTCAGGGTGGCGCGATCGGCCACCCACGTGCCGCCGTTGGTGGCGTTTGCCGCATTGAGGATCAGGTCGGTGGCCTGCAGCCAGCCGGTGCCGGTGAACTGCGGCGTGCCGAGCGTCAGGCGCGCGCCGGAGAGCAGCCTGCCGTCGTTACGCGCCTGCGAGGAGGCGGTCACGCGCGTCTCGCCGCCCCCCTGGATCAGGCCGTAGTTAAACAGCGCGGGCGTGGTCAGCGTCAGCGCATCGCGGCTGACGATTTCGCCTCCGCTGTTGTTGGTCAGCGTCCCGCTGAGGGCCAGCGTCGCGCCGTTATCGCCCTGCAGACGTCCGTTGTTGGTGAGCGCCCCGGTGGTGATGCCGAGCGTGCCCCCCTGCATTTTGCCGTCGCTGGTGACGGAGGCCGCCGTGATGTTCAGCGCCCCGCCGGACAGCAGGGTGCCGCCAGACTGCTGGCTGACCGCGCCGGTCTGGCTGAGGGTCAGACCATTCACGCCGCTGATGGCGCCGCTGTTGCTGAGCGTACCGCCTGTCAGCGTCAGGTTTTTCGCCGCCCACTGCCCCTGGTTCGCCAGCGTCGCGGCCTGCAGCGTCGCCGCACCCAGCGCGGTGATCCTGCTGCCTGCGGTTCCGGTGAGCGTATCGGCCAGCGTCATCTGCAGCGCACCGGCGCTCTGCACCGCGCCGCTGTTGGTGAGCGACCGGGCGTTAAGCAGAATATTCTGTGCCTGCCAGCTGCCGGCGTTGGTCACAGCCCCGGACGCAATCGTCAGCGCGCCCTGGGTAAGAAGTTTGCCGCCTGCGCCGTTGATCAGCTCCTGCTGAGGCGCGGCCATCGCCATGCGCGCCATCAGCCGCTGCTGCCCCTGAACGGTCAGGCTCTGCAGACCGGTTAAGGTGCCCTGGTTGTTAATGCTGTTCTGATGCAGCGCGAGGGTGTTCCCCTGCACGGTGCCGCTGTTTTTAAGCGTGCTGCCGCCGAGCGTCACCTCGCCCTCGCTGAGGAGCTGCCCGCGGTTATCCAGCGTCTGGGCGGTGATATCCGCCCGGCCCTGGCTCATCAGCGAGCCGGCTGAGGTCAGCGTGCCGCCGGTCG harbors:
- a CDS encoding hemagglutinin repeat-containing protein; amino-acid sequence: MDTRHPPVRFSQRLISWIVCGLMVWQPMAPAVAAALTPTGQTTVDRAGNGVPVVNIATPNGAGISHNQFGEYNVGKEGLILNNGTDRLTRTQLGGLIQNNPNLQAGREAKGIINEVTGASRSQLQGYTEVAGKAANVMVANPYGITCNGCGFINTPNVTLTTGKPQFDASGNLQALEVTKGAITVEGQGLDASRSDALSIIARATEVNAAIHANDLKVTAGANRVGTDGSVRPIAGEGAAPVVAVDTGALGGMYANRIRLVSSETGVGVNLGNLTARQGDIQLDAGGKLTVTNSLASGSITANGAGVALNGSHQAGGALNVASSQDVELNNSTLASQGDMRLSAAGKVQTTGGGTNSAGALAVSSGQGMTLSNTSLVSRGAATLDSKATLTVNGGGVSAQGGALTVTSKQGMALADATLTGQADTTLSTDGSLTQRGGSVTSKGALSVAAGKDITLTNTRSGSDTRATLSSGGTLSSTASAVSAGENLALSGGQLVMDGQSRADATGDVRLTGSAVSNQGQVNAGRDIALSGDRVSSSGQLAAKGHLNVNAGELTNGGTVQGNDVTLKGQTVTNSGTLQSAGNLALSVDTLEQRGTLSAKGNANVTAQQALRNSGSLLADGAMSVTADALEQNGTLSGATALTAQTGTLTSGQASRTTSQGNVQISATRSVSLNGQTDAAGTLTVSTGDLTTGRDAHLQSGQALTLQAQNAALNGTQAAKGALSVTAGTLAHAGKSTGNALSFNATGDLTSGGELTASAIALSGQNILQSGVAKADRMTLTAPDRITSSGTLVAGTLALDAASVENSGLLQGITLLGLKTGSLTNLAGGSVYSTQDLTLNVPVLSNSGLITTDGTLRLRGDTLTNQGEINGVSLSSDYLSLTNTDTGRLLADDRLTLNGTAFANAGNIAASDLHITADSLQNQGTVEGDSALTLGVADLTNRGALRSSGTLTLGGETLANSGELSATALLLNLTRQASNDADGRVIARNGLTLTTASLTNSGLMAGTDAQFNSASVTNGGTLQGTHSLTATGTQLSNQQAGMLLSGGALDLHHTTLNNAGLLQGNTLNLATGEWMNTGNALGEAGVTAAVNGTLTNSGKVLSQQALDVQADRTDNRGQLLAKVLTLRGDLQNSGLLQGSSTLAWSGNTFTNQPQGQVTGGETLTLSGQTLSNAGSLQGRSATLDAGSLNNQGSVQTLDALTLSATGRLDNTGALLSQNLFTLTAAQLFNDGQLAGKALAVKAAQLNNTGILQGNDTLALTTRALSNGATGQLVSGSPLNVSLDTLDNAGLLLVKGGFTLRGSDLTNRGDIQAQSLDLGLSNALTNTGNIVATDDAALNATTLTSSGTVAGKTLTAGGTELRNSGLMQGSNAVNTTADRFINELNGKWLSGGGFTLAGGQLTNAGTLQGATLGMTGTTLTNSGTVNGQTGLSGTLSGALTNTGLLQSGGATAFTADTLANPGRITGGTLSLTARDMNNGGLMQGTNGLALTGTTLTTGAASRTLSGGMLTLDAGQLTTQGTLQGNGADIRASDWAHGGSLLSQGTLTATTGGTLTSAGSLMSQGRADITAQTLDNRGQLLSEGEVTLGGSTLKNSGTVQGNTLALHQNSINNQGTLTGLQSLTVQGQQRLMARMAMAAPQQELINGAGGKLLTQGALTIASGAVTNAGSWQAQNILLNARSLTNSGAVQSAGALQMTLADTLTGTAGSRITALGAATLQAATLANQGQWAAKNLTLTGGTLSNSGAISGVNGLTLSQTGAVSQQSGGTLLSGGALNITAASVTSDGKMQGGTLGITTGALTNNGRLQGDNGATLALSGTLTNNSGGEIVSRDALTLTTPALFNYGLIQGGGETRVTASSQARNDGRLLSGARLTLGTPQFTGTGWLQATDLILNAANATNGGTWVADRATLTGTNFASQGTTQAGQLTVNYSQLNNSGTLLGNTQLNIGADQVTQSAGGKLLSGGNLWLQSRGLDLTGQLVSLGDLTLQLTNAFTSRTAVAAGRTLTINSGGDIDNRSVLQGQAVNLSAGGQLSNNGQITTGGGASTLSGSSVALNAAGSVQGGGDITVASRSNITVDGFTGTRGSLTLSAPGAIVNTALLYAANNLALFADSITNQRGDIMAGNNLWMQRDAAGNANSQVVNTSGNIETQRGDIAIRTGHLLNQRDGLKATTNVVSTGADPNLSAIKVNIADMPKDSFGVYSDFRHVGIGSCGPNGSCIREDYYTYHYAPYKDYIQKEILLSQTFTSVESQGGAGRITSGRDVYVGTTTLDNQASNILAGRNITLDGSVFNNQSWQDGYVSRYLTYTYNGKIATGPVSGMMEDGGDVHVTPPSKNTITFALTGENSRAENGQIYRAVIQAGGNVTANFTSNISNTNTTANAGGVSNVISTPSLNTLSNQSVGSGVQKQGLSNTGTVAVNSPQWNDQLQGALQQLNGGGALENGGASGTPLSNIGTTQKGNANLGQLGALANAGVTTADLRTAQGGAVGHYQGQRVDTSAYPLPSGNNGYFVFSDNLKSPYLISINPKLNGLGQLDPALFADLNAMLGVKPSSTAPQETRLAFTDEKQFLGSSYMLGRLNLNPDYDYRFLGDAAFDTRYVSNVVLNQTGNRYLNGIGSDLDQMRYLMDNAAAAQQSLGLQFGVSLTADQIAALDHSLLWWEKATVNGETVMVPKLYLSPKDVTVNNGSVIAGNNVTLKGGDITNSGSSLLAKNSLTLDSQNSISNLNNGLMKAGGDLNLSAIGDINNISSTISGKTVALESLDGSINNLTQVEQIDINAGGKYGKIGLKDTLLGNTASITAQDGLSLEAGKNITVTGANLASGGDMLLNAWGDIAVNANQINDAFSSSRAKTSRSSVTYQGSNVTAGGNLLVNAGHNLDVTASDLKAGGSAGLSAGNDLNLNAAQTSESSRKGKSESHSTGLDRTTISAGDNLVLKAGQDINAQAAALAAEKSVGLQAGRDVNLAAEETTQGDSYKSGRKKVINESVRQSGTDITAGGNVTVVAGRDVTAQAADVYAKGDTAVAAGRDITLSTATESDYAYREEKKTSGGFLSKKTTHTIHEETHTREKGTQLSGDNVALRAGNNLTVQGSSVAAERDVALKAGNDLTVEAATNTDTYYDMKKTKKSGVFSSGSGLGITIGSQSSKSTRQGANTTQSDARSTVGTTGGNVIISAGNDVQLSAADVVAGRGKDDFSRKTGHIDITGDSIAILPGRDTTTESMKQESKSSGVTVSVKAPFEDTVRNVRDIVRGKGNSGNSTVDKVKGLGAEGGALALDGPGQMMAIAAGRTRASSESHYEGEFNSGSHLAAAGNIQMTATGKQGGSNSGNILIAGSQAKAGETVILDAKRDVDITTSTDSEKYGSSTKNSGWNLSSALSAGSAVRAIAGGGSHGNQLLPGGMSKAESNNSGNRTTQNASVIQGSDIYVNSRDGSVNISGSLMTATDDLLLSATNGDISVSAGRDTSLSESSGSSKLLGTLGGDGYSATAGYRHEKNSSREDSSLENGLRSQLSSKNGNVVAQAGNDLSLSGTDIRAGKSVSLSGENVLMGGSRDTRDGENHSSSAQYGVTASAGGWAVEAAKAAETAARSAENGDDPRLTAIRTGQSAATAAQGAMSDSSLIKAKVSLTAGTSSQDSRYHSTDTQGTTINAGENVSVRAGNDIAGMGVQIAGKHVALDAGRDILLSSSQNTTHSESKNSGSQFSVGVGVSLIGAQNGISVELGASQHKGKENSQSQRNTNSVVHADEQLTVNSGRDTTLKGAELEGNRVVVNTGRDLTISSVQDTASYNSKQSSSGASLSLCIPPLCYGASSGSVSASGENITQNGKSVAEQSGIFAGKGGFAVTTGNHTQLDGAVIASTASADKNSLDTGTLGFSNLHNESQTSGNGYTVALSGSAGGSGNGENRNLAPAIGTGQAKESHTGTTSSAVSGGSIVIRNPAGQKQDIADLSRDTADAHHGVDVNGDVQKVRDNLAVQSEGAALATSALDAYGKYAEQKARESNAVLGAKLASEGKLQGDTPQEQEAFLKTQPGYQNTEYGPGSAFWTKGSAAAGLLAGALGGNLKAGAAAGAAPLLATLVKEQKDPTARAALHGIVAAALTQLSGGSSADGLKAGAIGAITASAMTDHLVSALYGDKKSSDLTAEEKRLVSSLVSIAGGLAGAAVTDGSVSMAATASETAKVEVENNTLGVAPPVPVPVPGVPVSPGDQVTKNANDKIASAVDDLFDAVDKATQCSFGRACSSDDSDQGLKPNVAGNMTDDEKAEYGGAGSGTPGGWGPEDEEKARAQQAQIEAKKQVESLGYDSNKVSHIFADKHQMDKLVSEFGSPEAALERMHEAVQPLAKNPGSYQTGSWVTVRVGGNDVAVKGIVINGEFRISTATMRPF